From a single Pseudomonadota bacterium genomic region:
- the blaOXA gene encoding class D beta-lactamase yields MKHFRITFGFLVVLTLTIFITATSHADDADLAKLFQDRGVEGTIIISSLDGKMNYVHNSRRSETRFIPASTFKIPNTLIALEEGAVKNEKEVIKWDGKDKGLDAWNKDQSLETAFPLSCVWFYQELAKRVGNENYLIQLKKLEYGNEKTGPDVTTFWLEGDLKISAREQIHFLKKLYEESLPYSKGNIKLLKKIMIIEENPQFTIRAKTGWAMRTDPQQGWYAGYVETKRQVWFFATNLEIRKKGDDSFRKEITMAALKAKGILYR; encoded by the coding sequence ATGAAGCATTTTCGGATCACATTCGGATTTCTTGTTGTATTGACACTAACTATTTTTATTACCGCAACTTCTCATGCCGATGATGCTGACTTGGCAAAATTGTTTCAAGATCGTGGGGTAGAGGGCACTATTATCATCTCGTCACTTGACGGCAAAATGAACTATGTCCACAATAGTCGTCGTTCCGAAACCAGATTTATACCGGCATCAACATTCAAGATTCCCAACACGCTCATTGCCCTCGAAGAAGGAGCCGTCAAAAACGAAAAGGAAGTCATCAAGTGGGACGGAAAAGACAAGGGATTAGATGCGTGGAACAAAGACCAGAGCCTTGAAACGGCCTTTCCTCTTTCGTGCGTCTGGTTTTATCAAGAGCTCGCCAAACGTGTCGGCAACGAGAATTACTTAATTCAGCTTAAGAAGCTGGAGTATGGCAATGAGAAGACCGGCCCTGATGTGACTACTTTCTGGTTAGAAGGTGACCTGAAGATATCTGCCAGGGAGCAGATACATTTCCTCAAAAAACTCTATGAGGAGTCGCTCCCTTATAGCAAAGGCAATATAAAATTGCTGAAAAAAATCATGATAATCGAGGAAAACCCGCAATTTACCATCAGGGCTAAAACAGGTTGGGCTATGAGAACTGATCCCCAACAAGGCTGGTATGCAGGATACGTGGAAACAAAAAGACAGGTATGGTTTTTTGCAACAAACCTTGAGATAAGAAAAAAAGGCGATGATTCATTCCGTAAAGAGATTACGATGGCGGCTCTGAAAGCAAAAGGAATACTATACAGATAA
- a CDS encoding UvrD-helicase domain-containing protein, whose protein sequence is MTESNRALPHILIVKSSAGAGKTYNLALRYLQLLLLDKIADLPIKTHISNIVAITFTNKAAHEMRSRIIEWMKRIILDLPFENSSDRPVDEILKNMSGVSGNGTRDLKSLEDSIRETIEINFEALIKNFYDFNVSTIDSFVNLTLKASAFKLNLMPDFDISLDSAVYIDIVLQECLQKILEDNAVRERFDRFLRNYIELEGENVTWIPKDFLRDIISGFWREEAKENASFIYKANISHIEHIKNRIEEEVSGLASYLKATEGMKPDKRFINALEQFSISKKSEIKLSNYFLRQALGASLNKGSAQPDREHEDLWKDILLSLSMFFEAVSESKFSSYVDIYLLFKKVLSKEITHDKSLVLIEQLNTLLQQILDKEHFIPEIYYALAERYSHFLIDEFQDTNHLQWKNVEILAEEALSRGGTLFLVGDKKQAIYRWRGGKSELVDEVALKYSAYPVYEFRLTENYRSDEYIVKFNNIVFDSANLRSLIESAALEYSAENMMKVMETYTDAAQRFISSKADKGYIRIERIVEQTDVQEQESVNDNFSSLSKDEKNEIIEDRFRQLIRRIKDNGIFQEKDIAVLVRRKEEARFIVRTLLENGFSVESEFTVNVKNNPLIKEMINFLDFINTPDNDLAFAGFLTGSIFQNRISLPEGGIIQWIERIRITGNPGYLYEAFKQVYQAIWNEYFEYFFKRAGYLPLYELVVLFMKKWRILIDYPDDAPYFMHVCELIKAREALEGNNLNKFLQFWNGNTSIFFRDSQEVEKPFLLNTFEGTNAVKVMTIHKAKGLQFPVVILPFFKLNAFGVSDSRDKTKYFVREKEDMHLLYIKKDFTKYSQKLKDIYQEKEAEYLLDELNNMYVACTRAQKELYIFLGDSKRQKNYLIDYFFNVEDLKTYVNGDVIEMGRQTDTVPASDKDQGAISEINSDASEPLFHDLGDDIKWMEKIGTKLEAAPGFFKEQLFAKKKGDIIHYILSLIIRLPDQCEEFLNTCISSGIARYTFHPYADEIKKMIFNIFLNPEFKRFFQPEEDTLVYTEKEIIDSRGNTYKVDRITITDDCIEIVDFKTGETRSEEHARQIMQYAGLIETIHPDKAIKKYILYLDEGKIQEI, encoded by the coding sequence GTGACTGAAAGCAACCGGGCATTGCCCCACATCCTCATTGTAAAATCCTCAGCCGGAGCAGGGAAAACATATAATCTTGCCCTCAGGTACCTGCAGCTCCTGCTTCTGGATAAAATAGCAGACTTACCGATAAAAACACACATCTCAAATATTGTCGCCATTACCTTCACCAACAAGGCTGCCCACGAGATGCGTTCCCGCATCATAGAATGGATGAAACGAATAATCCTCGATCTGCCCTTTGAAAACTCATCGGACCGACCCGTAGATGAAATATTGAAAAACATGTCAGGAGTAAGCGGCAATGGAACAAGAGATTTAAAGTCTCTTGAAGATTCAATCAGAGAGACAATTGAGATAAATTTTGAGGCTTTGATTAAAAATTTCTATGATTTCAACGTAAGCACCATCGACAGTTTTGTGAATCTCACTCTTAAGGCCTCTGCCTTTAAACTGAATCTCATGCCGGATTTTGACATCTCTCTTGATTCTGCCGTTTACATCGATATTGTTCTACAGGAGTGCCTCCAGAAGATACTTGAAGATAATGCCGTGCGTGAGAGGTTTGATCGTTTTTTAAGGAACTATATCGAACTGGAAGGCGAGAATGTAACCTGGATACCCAAGGACTTTCTCCGGGATATTATATCCGGCTTTTGGCGTGAGGAAGCCAAGGAGAACGCAAGCTTTATTTATAAGGCAAATATATCGCATATAGAGCACATCAAAAACCGCATAGAAGAGGAAGTTTCAGGCTTGGCTTCATATCTCAAAGCCACTGAGGGGATGAAACCTGACAAGAGGTTCATCAATGCCCTTGAACAATTCTCTATTTCAAAGAAATCCGAAATTAAACTGAGTAATTATTTTTTACGGCAGGCCCTCGGAGCATCTCTGAACAAAGGCAGTGCTCAACCTGATAGGGAGCATGAGGATTTGTGGAAAGATATACTCCTATCGCTTTCAATGTTTTTTGAGGCAGTCTCGGAATCAAAATTTTCTTCTTATGTGGATATATATCTGCTCTTTAAAAAAGTGCTCAGCAAAGAAATCACGCACGACAAAAGTCTTGTCCTGATAGAACAACTGAATACACTGTTGCAGCAGATATTGGATAAAGAACATTTTATACCTGAAATATATTATGCACTTGCAGAGCGTTATTCCCATTTTCTCATAGATGAGTTTCAGGACACGAACCACCTCCAGTGGAAGAATGTGGAAATACTTGCAGAAGAAGCCTTAAGCAGAGGAGGCACTCTATTCCTTGTGGGCGATAAAAAACAGGCCATATACAGATGGCGAGGCGGCAAATCCGAACTGGTGGATGAAGTAGCTCTGAAGTACAGTGCCTATCCTGTTTACGAATTCAGGCTTACAGAAAACTATAGAAGTGATGAATACATAGTAAAATTCAATAATATTGTTTTTGACTCCGCTAACCTCAGGTCCCTTATAGAATCTGCTGCCCTGGAATATTCTGCTGAAAATATGATGAAGGTCATGGAAACATATACCGATGCCGCCCAGAGATTCATCAGTTCCAAAGCAGACAAAGGATACATCCGCATTGAAAGGATTGTCGAACAAACAGACGTTCAAGAACAAGAATCAGTAAATGATAATTTCAGTTCCCTCTCCAAGGATGAGAAAAATGAGATTATAGAAGACAGATTCCGGCAATTGATCCGGCGAATAAAGGACAACGGCATTTTTCAGGAAAAGGACATTGCCGTTCTTGTGAGGAGAAAGGAAGAGGCACGTTTTATCGTCAGGACGCTCCTTGAAAACGGTTTCAGCGTCGAATCGGAATTTACCGTAAATGTAAAAAATAATCCTCTTATAAAAGAAATGATCAACTTCCTGGACTTTATCAATACCCCGGACAACGATCTTGCTTTTGCAGGTTTTCTGACGGGCAGCATCTTTCAGAACAGAATATCCCTGCCTGAAGGCGGGATCATCCAATGGATTGAGCGTATCAGGATAACAGGCAATCCAGGCTATCTCTATGAGGCATTTAAACAAGTCTATCAGGCTATCTGGAATGAATATTTTGAATATTTTTTTAAACGCGCGGGATATCTGCCGCTGTATGAACTCGTTGTACTCTTCATGAAAAAGTGGCGGATACTGATAGACTATCCGGATGATGCGCCTTATTTTATGCATGTTTGCGAACTCATAAAGGCAAGAGAGGCACTTGAAGGCAATAACCTCAATAAATTTCTGCAATTCTGGAACGGAAATACAAGTATATTCTTCCGTGACAGCCAGGAAGTAGAAAAGCCCTTTCTTTTAAATACCTTTGAAGGAACAAATGCCGTTAAAGTTATGACAATTCACAAGGCAAAGGGCCTTCAATTTCCTGTCGTTATCCTGCCATTTTTTAAGCTCAATGCTTTTGGTGTTTCAGATTCGAGGGACAAGACAAAATATTTTGTAAGAGAAAAAGAAGATATGCATCTCCTGTATATAAAAAAGGACTTTACAAAATATTCACAAAAGCTTAAGGATATTTATCAGGAAAAAGAAGCCGAATACCTCCTTGATGAACTGAATAATATGTATGTCGCCTGCACACGTGCCCAGAAAGAACTCTATATATTTCTCGGAGACTCAAAAAGGCAGAAAAACTATTTAATTGATTACTTCTTTAACGTGGAAGATCTGAAGACATATGTAAATGGCGATGTCATTGAAATGGGGAGGCAAACAGACACAGTACCGGCAAGCGACAAGGATCAGGGGGCAATAAGCGAAATAAACTCAGATGCCTCAGAACCCTTATTCCATGACCTGGGAGATGACATAAAATGGATGGAGAAAATCGGCACGAAGCTTGAAGCAGCGCCAGGTTTTTTTAAAGAGCAGTTGTTTGCAAAAAAGAAGGGCGATATCATTCACTATATACTTTCTCTGATTATAAGATTGCCCGATCAATGTGAAGAATTTTTAAACACATGCATATCTTCCGGCATAGCAAGATATACATTTCACCCTTATGCCGATGAAATAAAGAAAATGATATTCAATATCTTTCTGAACCCTGAATTCAAGAGGTTCTTCCAGCCCGAAGAAGACACGCTGGTATACACGGAAAAGGAGATCATAGACAGCCGCGGCAATACATATAAAGTCGACAGAATAACAATAACAGATGACTGCATCGAAATTGTAGATTTTAAGACAGGCGAAACTCGCTCAGAAGAACACGCCCGGCAGATCATGCAGTATGCCGGACTTATTGAAACAATACATCCGGACAAGGCGATAAAGAAATACATCCTCTATCTTGATGAGGGCAAAATACAAGAAATATGA
- a CDS encoding PD-(D/E)XK nuclease family protein, producing the protein MKKIYSIPFGCDFIDVLKDFILGRSKDISNVAVVFPGKRPSLYLKRRLAEHFQKPFYGPTFFSIEEFIDYIVKHRYDDFSDIEYSDAIWLLYQSVRSLKAFNNHALKNKGFGEFFSWGRYMLDFINQLDMENIPNTKLLSLENNAKIGYDIPESINKLLMNISILREEFHASLKEQKCFTTGLKHQCSLEIIEEIDFSEFEMICFAGLFAAGEVEKKLIKTICEKGKGEIIIEGVPEEWPVLKQFVSYLGADIEQIECQAAEPSQIAVYAGFDTHSEIMKAHEILKTVNSKKTALVLPLSESLFPLLTFAIDRIDTKYNISLGYPFSRTSVFDLISNMLNAQLTKRKGGLYSTGSYLQLILHPFIKNLESLENVRSLIYYIEKSLTGDIRSIVSGKPFIRLEEVDSMLQGKESVTGNEHKILKELHEMFFQNIEKADNLFEMSEALEKSLQFILAYTPLRSYVLSGEIFKLLYESLEHLKHARFCKETLHPDQEENKRILCDFILHHLKTINLPFETKPIEDLEIIGVLESRNIAFDTVIMLDVNEGIMPQPKKIDPLIPLGIYEKLGIPSPEFNEEIYRYYFYRLIKSAKDVHILYIDAEDKQRSRYIEQIIWEHEKLKRQLNVIPIEQAVNKVNLRPGTSLPEIKKTDIVMQKLKNMVCSPSAIDNYLKCPTLFYYNNILNFEEKRVVTEDIDVMDRGNLIHRILFDTFKVFMNREINPLNYDDILTEMQEEIENSFKDKVVTGDYYLFKTLAGYKLEGFLRKNIRNASGPFIIRYLEETVRGDLSTGDVPVRFKGRIDRVDLSPYNREYTIIDYKTGNTKQYSQNILKKTDFSSIEDIHENVASFQLPLYVYLFQKMFSVPIENINAKLILLKNNEENLLFEDNRDVDRESVLDMYIHGVKTVLTDLLDSSKPFKPFDDDLCGTCPFNGLCRQ; encoded by the coding sequence ATGAAAAAGATATACTCCATACCATTCGGCTGTGATTTTATTGATGTACTGAAGGATTTTATCCTTGGGCGCAGTAAAGACATATCAAATGTTGCCGTTGTTTTTCCCGGCAAAAGACCGTCTCTCTATCTTAAAAGAAGACTTGCGGAACACTTCCAAAAACCTTTTTACGGCCCGACATTCTTCTCCATAGAGGAATTTATAGATTATATCGTGAAGCATAGATATGACGACTTTTCGGACATTGAATATTCCGATGCTATCTGGCTGCTTTATCAATCGGTTCGGTCATTAAAGGCCTTCAACAACCATGCCTTGAAGAATAAAGGTTTCGGTGAATTCTTTTCCTGGGGACGATACATGCTCGACTTCATCAACCAGCTCGATATGGAAAATATCCCGAATACAAAGCTCCTTTCTCTGGAAAACAATGCAAAGATCGGATACGACATCCCTGAAAGCATAAACAAATTGCTGATGAACATCAGCATTTTAAGGGAGGAATTTCACGCATCGCTTAAAGAGCAAAAATGCTTTACCACCGGGTTAAAACATCAGTGTTCGCTTGAGATTATTGAAGAGATTGATTTTAGTGAATTTGAAATGATCTGTTTTGCAGGACTTTTTGCAGCAGGAGAGGTGGAGAAAAAACTTATTAAGACTATCTGCGAGAAAGGCAAAGGGGAAATCATCATAGAAGGCGTTCCCGAAGAATGGCCTGTATTAAAACAGTTTGTTTCATATCTCGGTGCGGACATCGAACAAATCGAGTGCCAGGCCGCAGAACCTTCGCAAATAGCAGTCTATGCCGGATTTGACACCCACTCTGAGATTATGAAAGCACATGAAATACTGAAGACAGTCAATTCAAAAAAAACTGCCCTTGTTCTTCCTTTGTCTGAATCACTTTTTCCTCTTCTTACCTTTGCAATTGACAGAATTGACACAAAATACAACATTTCCCTGGGATACCCCTTTTCGAGGACGTCGGTCTTTGATCTGATTTCAAACATGTTGAATGCCCAGCTCACAAAGCGAAAAGGAGGCCTGTATTCAACAGGCAGTTACCTCCAGTTAATTCTCCATCCCTTTATAAAAAACCTTGAATCATTGGAAAACGTGAGGTCACTCATCTACTATATTGAAAAATCGCTGACCGGCGATATCAGGAGTATCGTCTCAGGCAAACCCTTTATCAGGCTGGAAGAAGTTGATTCTATGCTGCAGGGGAAAGAATCAGTAACCGGCAATGAGCATAAAATCCTGAAAGAATTACATGAAATGTTTTTTCAAAATATTGAGAAAGCGGATAATTTATTCGAAATGTCCGAGGCACTGGAGAAGTCCCTTCAGTTCATTCTCGCATATACGCCCCTTCGCTCTTACGTGCTTTCAGGAGAGATATTCAAGCTTTTATACGAATCCCTTGAACACTTGAAACACGCTCGGTTCTGCAAAGAAACCCTGCACCCTGATCAAGAAGAAAATAAAAGAATACTATGTGACTTTATACTGCATCATCTGAAAACAATTAATCTGCCTTTTGAAACAAAACCGATTGAGGATCTGGAGATCATCGGCGTTCTCGAATCGAGAAACATCGCCTTTGACACTGTCATTATGCTCGACGTGAATGAAGGGATCATGCCTCAGCCAAAAAAAATAGACCCTCTAATACCGCTTGGCATATACGAAAAACTCGGCATTCCGTCGCCGGAGTTCAACGAAGAGATATACCGTTATTACTTCTACCGTCTTATCAAATCGGCAAAAGATGTGCACATTCTCTACATTGATGCGGAAGACAAACAGCGAAGCAGATACATTGAACAGATTATCTGGGAACATGAGAAACTAAAAAGACAACTTAACGTCATTCCCATAGAACAGGCAGTCAATAAAGTCAATCTGAGACCCGGCACATCCCTGCCTGAAATAAAAAAAACCGACATAGTGATGCAAAAACTTAAGAATATGGTCTGTTCACCCTCTGCAATAGACAATTATTTAAAATGTCCAACACTCTTTTACTATAACAACATCCTGAATTTTGAAGAAAAACGTGTTGTAACAGAGGATATAGACGTAATGGACAGGGGCAATCTGATCCATCGGATTCTCTTTGATACTTTTAAGGTTTTTATGAATAGAGAGATCAATCCTTTGAATTACGACGATATACTCACTGAAATGCAGGAGGAAATTGAAAATTCTTTTAAGGACAAAGTGGTTACGGGCGATTACTATCTTTTTAAAACACTGGCAGGCTACAAACTGGAGGGGTTTTTAAGGAAAAATATAAGGAATGCATCCGGGCCGTTCATCATTCGATACCTCGAAGAAACAGTGAGAGGCGATTTAAGCACAGGGGATGTACCCGTTCGGTTCAAAGGCAGGATTGACAGGGTCGATCTCTCCCCCTACAACAGGGAATACACGATAATTGACTACAAAACAGGAAATACAAAACAGTATTCGCAGAATATTCTGAAAAAAACAGATTTCAGTTCCATTGAAGATATCCATGAGAATGTTGCATCCTTCCAACTGCCTCTTTATGTTTATCTGTTTCAGAAGATGTTTTCAGTGCCGATTGAAAACATCAATGCAAAGCTGATACTTCTTAAAAACAATGAAGAGAACCTCTTGTTTGAAGACAACCGGGATGTTGACAGAGAATCTGTGCTTGATATGTACATACATGGCGTTAAAACAGTTTTAACGGATTTGCTGGACAGCTCAAAACCCTTCAAACCCTTTGATGATGATCTATGCGGCACATGTCCATTTAATGGGCTCTGCCGTCAATAA